From the genome of Impatiens glandulifera chromosome 9, dImpGla2.1, whole genome shotgun sequence, one region includes:
- the LOC124914051 gene encoding beta-galactosidase 3-like isoform X2, which yields MECYSISKWVLPFIFFAVTLAVQLIHCTVTYDRKAIVINGQRRILISGSIHYPRSTPDMWEDLIMKAKQGGLDVIDTYVFWNVHEPSPGNYNFEGRYDLVRFLKIVQSAGLYAHLRIGPYVCAEWNFGGFPVWLKYVPGISFRTDNEPFKNAMQGFTEKIVNLMKSENMFESQGGPIILSQIENEYGAQSKLYGAAGHGYMTWAANMAVNLGTGVPWVMCKEEDAPDPVINTCNGFYCDYFSPNRPYKPTMWTEAWTGWFTQFGGPIHKRPVQDLAFAVAKFIQKGGSFINYYMYHGGTNFGRTAGGPFVATSYDYDAPLDEYGLTRQPKYGHLNELHKSIKLCERALVSADPIVTSLGDLQQSHVYSSESGDCAAFLSNYNTHSPVRVMFNNMHYNLPPWSISILPDCRNVVFNTAKVGVQTSEMEMQPSGSELYSWETFNEDLSSLDQSSSFSSFGLLEQINVTKDTSDYLWYKTSVDIGSSESFLRGEGKLPTLIVQSTGHALHVFINGQLSGSAFGTRENRRFAFTGKVNLRAGTNTIGLLSIAVGLPNVGGHFESWNTGVLGPVVLHGLSQGKLDLSWAKWNYEVGLKGEAKNLISTDSISPVEWVQGSLIAQRQQPLTWHKAYFEAPEGEEPLALDMESMGKGQVWINGQSIGRYWTAYANGNCNGCNYAGPYRPTKCHSGCNQPTQRWYHVPRAWLNARSNLLVVFEELGGDPTKISLVKRSVRSVCADVAEYHPMIKNWHIESYGHSEEIRKPKVHLKCSPGQTISSISFASYGTPFGTCGSFQQGTCHAPNSHSILEKKCVGEQRCAVSISNTNFGEDPCPNMLKRLTVEATCSPA from the exons ATGGAATGCTACTCAATTTCCAAGTGGGTATTGCCTTTCATCTTCTTCGCAGTGACACTGGCTGTTCAGTTGATTCATTGCACCGTCACCTACGATAGGAAGGCCATTGTCATCAATGGACAAAGGAGGATTCTGATTTCTGGTTCTATACATTACCCTCGAAGCACACCTGAT ATGTGGGAAGATTTGATAATGAAGGCTAAACAAGGAGGTCTCGATGTTATTGATACCTATGTTTTCTGGAATGTGCATGAGCCTTCTCCCGGAAAT TACAATTTTGAAGGGAGATACGACTTGGTTAGATTCCTCAAAATCGTTCAGAGTGCAGGGCTTTATGCCCATCTTCGTATTGGGCCATATGTTTGTGCAGAATGGAACTTTGG AGGGTTTCCAGTTTGGCTAAAATATGTACCGGGCATAAGCTTCAGGACAGACAATGAGCCTTTCAAG AATGCTATGCAAGGTTTCACTGAGAAAATTGTCAATTTGATGAAGAgtgaaaatatgtttgaatcTCAGGGTGGCCCTATCATACTTTCCCAG ATTGAGAATGAATATGGAGCTCAAAGTAAGCTGTATGGAGCTGCAGGCCATGGATATATGACATGGGCAGCAAATATGGCTGTAAATTTGGGAACAGGAGTTCCATGGGTGATGTGTAAAGAAGAAGATGCCCCAGATCCTGTG ATTAATACATGCAATGGGTTTTACTGTGATTACTTCTCCCCAAATAGGCCTTATAAACCCACAATGTGGACTGAAGCTTGGACTGGCTG gTTTACCCAATTTGGTGGTCCTATTCACAAGAGGCCTGTTCAGGATCTGGCATTTGCAGTTGCTAAATTCATACAAAAAGGAGGGTCATTCATTAATTACTACATG TACCATGGCGGAACCAATTTTGGACGAACCGCAGGCGGACCTTTTGTAGCCACCAGCTATGATTATGACGCCCCACTTGATGAATATG GTTTGACTAGGCAACCGAAATATGGTCATCTGAATGAGCTTCACAAGTCTATCAAGCTGTGCGAGAGAGCTCTCGTTTCAGCTGATCCAATTGTCACGTCTCTAGGAGACTTACAACAGTCTCATGTCTACTCATCTGAATCAGGAGATTGTGCTGCGTTTCTTTCGAATTACAATACCCATTCTCCCGTCAGAGTGATGTTTAATAATATGCATTATAATTTGCCTCCTTGGTCCATCAGCATCTTGCCTGATTGTAGGAATGTAGTCTTTAATACTGCTAAG GTCGGAGTTCAAACATCGGAGATGGAAATGCAGCCTAGTGGTTCTGAATTGTACTCGTGGGAAACTTTTAACGAAGATCTTTCTTCTCTGGACCAAAGTTCAAGTTTCAGTTCTTTTGGTCTCTTGGAGCAGATAAATGTTACTAAGGATACTAGTGACTATCTTTGGTACAAGACTAG TGTTGATATCGGTTCATCTGAATCCTTCCTCCGCGGTGAAGGCAAACTCCCTACTCTTATAGTACAGTCAACAGGACATGCTCTTCATGTATTCATAAATGGACAGCTTTCAG gaTCTGCGTTTGGGACAAGAGAAAATAGGAGATTCGCCTTTACGGGAAAGGTGAACTTGCGTGCCGGAACCAACACAATTGGGTTGCTCAGCATAGCGGTGGGCTTGCCG AATGTTGGTGGACATTTTGAGTCTTGGAATACCGGAGTGTTGGGACCTGTTGTCCTACATGGACTTAGCCAAGGGAAGTTGGATTTGTCATGGGCTAAATGGAACTACGAG GTTGGGCTAAAAGGAGAAGCCAAGAATCTGATATCTACAGATAGTATTTCTCCTGTTGAGTGGGTTCAAGGTTCTTTGATCGCACAAAGGCAGCAGCCATTGACATGGCATAAG GCTTATTTCGAAGCACCTGAGGGCGAGGAGCCTCTAGCTTTGGACATGGAGAGTATGGGAAAGGGTCAAGTATGGATAAACGGGCAGAGTATTGGAAGATATTGGACAGCTTATGCTAATGGAAACTGCAATGGTTGCAATTATGCAGGACCTTACCGGCCAACCAAATGCCACTCTGGCTGTAACCAACCGACTCAAAGATG GTATCATGTTCCGAGGGCGTGGTTAAATGCAAGGAGTAATCTTTTGGTTGTTTTTGAAGAACTTGGAGGAGATCCAACAAAGATATCTTTAGTAAAGAGATCCGTTAGAAGTGTTTGTGCTGATGTTGCTGAATATCATCCAATGATTAAGAACTGGCATATTGAAAGCTATGGACATTCTGAAGAAATTAGGAAGCCTAAAGTTCATTTAAAGTGTAGCCCAGGTCAAACCATTTCGTCTATAAGTTTTGCTAGCTATGGAACTCCATTTGGAACATGTGGGAGTTTCCAGCAAGGAACATGTCATGCCCCAAACTCACATTCAATCTTAGAGAAG AAATGTGTGGGTGAACAGAGATGTGCAGTTTCGATTTCAAACACCAACTTTGGTGAAGATCCATGTCCTAATATGCTGAAGCGTCTGACCGTGGAGGCTACTTGCTCACCTGCTTGA
- the LOC124915278 gene encoding uncharacterized protein LOC124915278 yields the protein MIFGALRSIVRPVSRSILMSRTALTFPSVPSPPVAGSLIRQNPLWIMGSSPLHSLTDTRFPKRRPQYNPLRKRASLRPSGPYAWVKYVPGQPILPNQPNEGSFKNRNAKKRRLQRRAFILSEAKKRNALVRDANKKKKIKQVERKMAAVARERAWTERLAELQLLEKEPKNAIV from the exons ATGATTTTCGGAGCTCTAAGATCTATTGTACGACCTGTTTCTCGATCCATATTAATGTCAAGAACTGCATTAACCTTTCCTTCCGTCCCTTCTCCGCCTGTCGCCGGCTCACTGATCCGCCAAAATCCTTTATGGATCATGGGTTCGAGTCCTTTGCACAGCTTGACGGACACCCGCTTTCCAAAGAGAAGGCCTCAGTATAATCCTCTCAGGAAAAGAGCCAGTCTTAGACCATCTG GGCCATATGCTTGGGTTAAATACGTGCCTGGGCAGCCAATACTTCCCAATCAACCAAATGAAGGAAGTTTTAAGAATAGAAATGCTAAGAAAAGAAGGTTACAAAGGCGAGCTTTTATACTG TCTGAAGCAAAGAAAAGGAATGCTCTAGTGAGGGATgctaataagaagaagaaaatcaagCAAGTGGAAAGAAAGATGGCTGCTGTTGCAAGAGAAAGAGCTTGGACTGAAAGACTGGCAGAGCTTCAGCTGCTTGAGAAAGAACCTAAAAATGCCATTGTTTGA
- the LOC124914051 gene encoding beta-galactosidase 3-like isoform X1 — translation MECYSISKWVLPFIFFAVTLAVQLIHCTVTYDRKAIVINGQRRILISGSIHYPRSTPDMWEDLIMKAKQGGLDVIDTYVFWNVHEPSPGNYNFEGRYDLVRFLKIVQSAGLYAHLRIGPYVCAEWNFGGFPVWLKYVPGISFRTDNEPFKNAMQGFTEKIVNLMKSENMFESQGGPIILSQIENEYGAQSKLYGAAGHGYMTWAANMAVNLGTGVPWVMCKEEDAPDPVINTCNGFYCDYFSPNRPYKPTMWTEAWTGWFTQFGGPIHKRPVQDLAFAVAKFIQKGGSFINYYMYHGGTNFGRTAGGPFVATSYDYDAPLDEYGLTRQPKYGHLNELHKSIKLCERALVSADPIVTSLGDLQQSHVYSSESGDCAAFLSNYNTHSPVRVMFNNMHYNLPPWSISILPDCRNVVFNTAKVGVQTSEMEMQPSGSELYSWETFNEDLSSLDQSSSFSSFGLLEQINVTKDTSDYLWYKTSVDIGSSESFLRGEGKLPTLIVQSTGHALHVFINGQLSGSAFGTRENRRFAFTGKVNLRAGTNTIGLLSIAVGLPNVGGHFESWNTGVLGPVVLHGLSQGKLDLSWAKWNYEVGLKGEAKNLISTDSISPVEWVQGSLIAQRQQPLTWHKQAYFEAPEGEEPLALDMESMGKGQVWINGQSIGRYWTAYANGNCNGCNYAGPYRPTKCHSGCNQPTQRWYHVPRAWLNARSNLLVVFEELGGDPTKISLVKRSVRSVCADVAEYHPMIKNWHIESYGHSEEIRKPKVHLKCSPGQTISSISFASYGTPFGTCGSFQQGTCHAPNSHSILEKKCVGEQRCAVSISNTNFGEDPCPNMLKRLTVEATCSPA, via the exons ATGGAATGCTACTCAATTTCCAAGTGGGTATTGCCTTTCATCTTCTTCGCAGTGACACTGGCTGTTCAGTTGATTCATTGCACCGTCACCTACGATAGGAAGGCCATTGTCATCAATGGACAAAGGAGGATTCTGATTTCTGGTTCTATACATTACCCTCGAAGCACACCTGAT ATGTGGGAAGATTTGATAATGAAGGCTAAACAAGGAGGTCTCGATGTTATTGATACCTATGTTTTCTGGAATGTGCATGAGCCTTCTCCCGGAAAT TACAATTTTGAAGGGAGATACGACTTGGTTAGATTCCTCAAAATCGTTCAGAGTGCAGGGCTTTATGCCCATCTTCGTATTGGGCCATATGTTTGTGCAGAATGGAACTTTGG AGGGTTTCCAGTTTGGCTAAAATATGTACCGGGCATAAGCTTCAGGACAGACAATGAGCCTTTCAAG AATGCTATGCAAGGTTTCACTGAGAAAATTGTCAATTTGATGAAGAgtgaaaatatgtttgaatcTCAGGGTGGCCCTATCATACTTTCCCAG ATTGAGAATGAATATGGAGCTCAAAGTAAGCTGTATGGAGCTGCAGGCCATGGATATATGACATGGGCAGCAAATATGGCTGTAAATTTGGGAACAGGAGTTCCATGGGTGATGTGTAAAGAAGAAGATGCCCCAGATCCTGTG ATTAATACATGCAATGGGTTTTACTGTGATTACTTCTCCCCAAATAGGCCTTATAAACCCACAATGTGGACTGAAGCTTGGACTGGCTG gTTTACCCAATTTGGTGGTCCTATTCACAAGAGGCCTGTTCAGGATCTGGCATTTGCAGTTGCTAAATTCATACAAAAAGGAGGGTCATTCATTAATTACTACATG TACCATGGCGGAACCAATTTTGGACGAACCGCAGGCGGACCTTTTGTAGCCACCAGCTATGATTATGACGCCCCACTTGATGAATATG GTTTGACTAGGCAACCGAAATATGGTCATCTGAATGAGCTTCACAAGTCTATCAAGCTGTGCGAGAGAGCTCTCGTTTCAGCTGATCCAATTGTCACGTCTCTAGGAGACTTACAACAGTCTCATGTCTACTCATCTGAATCAGGAGATTGTGCTGCGTTTCTTTCGAATTACAATACCCATTCTCCCGTCAGAGTGATGTTTAATAATATGCATTATAATTTGCCTCCTTGGTCCATCAGCATCTTGCCTGATTGTAGGAATGTAGTCTTTAATACTGCTAAG GTCGGAGTTCAAACATCGGAGATGGAAATGCAGCCTAGTGGTTCTGAATTGTACTCGTGGGAAACTTTTAACGAAGATCTTTCTTCTCTGGACCAAAGTTCAAGTTTCAGTTCTTTTGGTCTCTTGGAGCAGATAAATGTTACTAAGGATACTAGTGACTATCTTTGGTACAAGACTAG TGTTGATATCGGTTCATCTGAATCCTTCCTCCGCGGTGAAGGCAAACTCCCTACTCTTATAGTACAGTCAACAGGACATGCTCTTCATGTATTCATAAATGGACAGCTTTCAG gaTCTGCGTTTGGGACAAGAGAAAATAGGAGATTCGCCTTTACGGGAAAGGTGAACTTGCGTGCCGGAACCAACACAATTGGGTTGCTCAGCATAGCGGTGGGCTTGCCG AATGTTGGTGGACATTTTGAGTCTTGGAATACCGGAGTGTTGGGACCTGTTGTCCTACATGGACTTAGCCAAGGGAAGTTGGATTTGTCATGGGCTAAATGGAACTACGAG GTTGGGCTAAAAGGAGAAGCCAAGAATCTGATATCTACAGATAGTATTTCTCCTGTTGAGTGGGTTCAAGGTTCTTTGATCGCACAAAGGCAGCAGCCATTGACATGGCATAAG CAGGCTTATTTCGAAGCACCTGAGGGCGAGGAGCCTCTAGCTTTGGACATGGAGAGTATGGGAAAGGGTCAAGTATGGATAAACGGGCAGAGTATTGGAAGATATTGGACAGCTTATGCTAATGGAAACTGCAATGGTTGCAATTATGCAGGACCTTACCGGCCAACCAAATGCCACTCTGGCTGTAACCAACCGACTCAAAGATG GTATCATGTTCCGAGGGCGTGGTTAAATGCAAGGAGTAATCTTTTGGTTGTTTTTGAAGAACTTGGAGGAGATCCAACAAAGATATCTTTAGTAAAGAGATCCGTTAGAAGTGTTTGTGCTGATGTTGCTGAATATCATCCAATGATTAAGAACTGGCATATTGAAAGCTATGGACATTCTGAAGAAATTAGGAAGCCTAAAGTTCATTTAAAGTGTAGCCCAGGTCAAACCATTTCGTCTATAAGTTTTGCTAGCTATGGAACTCCATTTGGAACATGTGGGAGTTTCCAGCAAGGAACATGTCATGCCCCAAACTCACATTCAATCTTAGAGAAG AAATGTGTGGGTGAACAGAGATGTGCAGTTTCGATTTCAAACACCAACTTTGGTGAAGATCCATGTCCTAATATGCTGAAGCGTCTGACCGTGGAGGCTACTTGCTCACCTGCTTGA
- the LOC124914052 gene encoding uncharacterized protein LOC124914052: MRKRDLAILMLCAFVIFFSLQNEGDFSFRESWFHLSEEYPIKYEGERLPPPIVADLNGDGKTEVLVATHDAKIQVLDPHVRRVDEGFSEARVLADISLLPDKIRVASGRRAVAMEAGVIDRNYKRGDSQKQVLVVVTSGWSVMCFDHNLKKLWESNLQEDFPHNAHHSEISILISNYTLKHGDSGLVIIGGRMEMQPHVHMDPFEEILIEEKNAEQHRRSAGKEEPQENAGTMDVRHFAFYAFAGLTGVLRWSRQNVNIEAHTLDASQLIPQHNYKLDVHSLNSRHPGELECREFRESILAVMPHRWDRREDTMLKLAQFRKHKRKKLKRINGKTTIKSPFHKPEDMDTPGKNTAGRVSNLIGKATMYAGSAKSKKALPYVPTITNQTRLWWVPNVIVAHQKEGIEVIHLASGRTVCKLHLNEGGLHADINGDGVLDHVQAIGGGNGIEQRVVSGSMEMLRPCWAVATSGVPVRVQLFNVSICHHSHLKVFQNGDIWRSFVQSRDQMTSSLDVATPIIIRKQRKKRGRSSGYVVFLTNRGEVTSYSPGEHDDAVWQWQIQTGATWSNLPSPSGMMEVGKVVPTLKALSLRVKKDLEDDDEEVTMILAAGEQEAVVISPGGMIVASVGLPSPPSHRVITVDFSNDGLIDLILVSSNGVYGYVQRRHGGALFFSTMVGCLIIVMGVIFVSQHLNSINAKPRSGSGSSSR; the protein is encoded by the exons ATGAGGAAGAGAGATTTAGCTATCCTTATGTTATGTGCTTTTGTTATCTTCTTCTCTTTACAG AATGAAGGCGATTTTTCATTCAGAGAGTCATGGTTCCATCTATCTGAGGAGTATCCGATCAAATATGAAGGCGAACGTCTCCCACCTCCCATTGTTGCTGATCTGAATGGAGATGGGAAAACAGAGGTTCTCGTCGCTACACACGATGCCAAAATTCAg GTTCTGGATCCCCATGTTAGGCGTGTGGACGAAGGATTCAGTGAAGCTCGTGTTCTGGCAGATATATCGTTGTTGCCGGATAAGATTCGTGTGGCATCTGGAAGACGTGCTGTGGCCATGGAGGCTGGAGTTATAGATCGGAATTATAAACGAGGAGATTCGCAGAAGCAGGTTCTTGTAGTTGTCACTTCAGGTTGGTCTGTAATGTGCTTTGATCATAACCTTAAAAAGCTTTGGGAGTCAAATCTACAG GAGGATTTCCCACATAATGCACATCATAGTGAGATATCCATTCTTATTAGCAATTACACATTGAAACATGGAGATTCAGGATTGGTAATTATTGGTGGAAGGATGGAAATGCAACCCCAT GTTCATATGGATCCTTTTGAGGAAATTTTAATCGAAGAGAAGAATGCTGAACAGCATAGAAGAAGTGCGGGCAAAGAGGAA CCTCAAGAAAATGCTGGAACTATGGATGTTCGCCATTTTGCATTTTATGCATTTGCTGGCCTGACTGGTGTGCTTCGTTGGAGCAGACAGAATGTG AATATTGAAGCACACACTTTGGATGCATCACAGTTGATTCCACAGCACAACTACAAGCTCGATGTTCACTCATTGAACTCTCGTCATCCTGGTGAG TTGGAATGTCGGGAATTCAGAGAATCAATTCTTGCAGTTATGCCACATCGCTGG GATAGGCGAGAAGATACAATGTTAAAGCTTGCACAATTTAGAAAGCacaaaaggaagaaattgaagAGAATAAATGGGAAAACTACAATCAAAAGTCCTTTTCATAAGCCTGAGGACATGGATACTCCAGGCAAAAACACAGCAGGAAGAGTTTCAAACTTGATTGGAAAAGCCACTATGTATGCTGGATCTGCAAAATCTAAAAAG GCATTGCCTTATGTTCCTACCATAACAAATCAAACTCGACTTTGGTGGGTCCCCAATGTTATCGTTGCTCATCAGAAGGAAGGGATAGAAGTTATCCATTTAGCATCTGGGCGTACTGTATGTAAG CTTCATCTGAACGAAGGTGGGCTCCATGCAGACATTAATGGAGATGGAGTCCTCGATCATGTCCAG GCTATTGGAGGAGGAAATGGTATTGAGCAGAGAGTTGTAAGTGGGTCGATGGAAATGCTGCGACCCTGTTGGGCGGTTGCAACTTCTGGGGTGCCTGTAAGAGTGCAACTTTTCAATGTTTCAATATGTCACCATTCCCATTTGAAGGTTTTCCAGAATGGAGACATTTGGAGAAGCTTTGTTCAAAGTCGTGATCAGATGACTTCTTCTTTAGATGTTGCTACACCCATTATAATCCGAAAACAACGTAAGAAGAGAGGCAGAAGCAGCGGTTATGTCGTGTTCTTAACCAACAGAGGGGAGGTGACTTCATACTCTCCAGGTGAGCACGATGATGCAGTTTGGCAATGGCAGATTCAAACAGGAGCAACATGGTCAAACCTTCCTTCTCCGTCGGGGATGATGGAAGTTGGAAAGGTGGTCCCAACGCTAAAGGCGTTGTCACTGCGGGTGAAGAAGGATttggaagatgatgatgaagaagtgaCGATGATACTGGCGGCAGGTGAGCAGGAGGCGGTGGTGATATCGCCTGGAGGGATGATAGTGGCGTCTGTAGGTCTTCCTTCTCCGCCTTCACATAGGGTGATAACGGTAGATTTCTCGAATGATGGACTGATTGATCTTATATTGGTGAGCTCTAATGGTGTTTATGGATATGTTCAGAGGAGACATGGTGGTGCTCTTTTCTTTAGTACAATGGTGGGTTGTTTGATTATAGTGATGGGGGTCATATTCGTTTCACAGCATCTCAATTCCATCAACGCCAAACCTAGATCAGGATCAGGTTCAAGTTCACgatga